Sequence from the Paludisphaera rhizosphaerae genome:
TCGTCGCCGACGAGGCTGCCGCAGATCTCGAAGACCTGGAGGAGATCACCAAGCAGGAGGGCGACGAGAAGCTCCGCGACCTCGTCCAGAAGCTGAATGAGAAGATCGAGGAGATGAAGCAGCCGGGCGTCGACGTGAAGGAGGCGCTGGCGAAGCTCTCGGAGATGCAATCGGCCGTGACGGCCCAGCAGGCCCTGTACAACGTGGGAGTTGTCGACGCCCAGATGAACTCGCTGGGCGAGGCGCTCGCCTCCGCCCAGGCCACCGAATCGGCCGGCAAGGCCCTCCAGCAACAGAAGTACGAGAAGGCGGCCGAGGCACTCGAGCAGGCTGACCCGCAGTTCGAGCGCAAGGAAGCCAAAGCGCTCAAGGAGGAGTTGAAAAAGGCCTCCACCGCCCAGGGCGAAGCCGGGCTCGGCGAGCTGAGCGAAACCACCAAGGAAATGGCTGACTCGCTCGACGACGGCCAGGCGTTCGCCAACTCGGCCCGCAAGCTCGGCAAATTGGCCCGCGCCCAGGGCCGCCGCAAGTCGATCACCGACCTTCTGTCGCTGCTCAACAACAACCTGTCCGAGTGCAAGGGCAACTGCCAGAAGAGCGGCGGCCCTAAGATCGTGATGAAGAAGAAATCCGACAAGCCTTCCAGCAACTGGGGCCGGGCGGTCAGCGGCAACGTCGACGGCGAGCGCACCAAACTCGACGCCAACCACAACCGCGACCAGGTGAAAGGGCAGGCCGGCGAAGGCCCGTCCGAGACCGAGACGACCCATTCCCCTGAAGGGCGACAACTCGCCTCCCGCAGCTACCGCGAGAACTACGCCAAAGCTCGCAAGCGGACCGAAGCCGCGCTCAACAACGAGCCGATCCCCCTCGGCCATCGTCAGACGATCCGTCGCTACTTCGAGCTGATCCGTCCGGACGGCGACGAGGCCGAGCAGGTGGCCCCGACCTCGAAGCCCGACGCTTCAAATTGATCGCCGACCCTCAACGCGCCGGGCCGGCCGCCTACTTCGGGGTGGCGGCCCTGCGCGGGGCCCGATAGGGGACGACGATCTCCGTCGCGGGGAGCGCCTGCTGGAGCGCCTTCGCTCCTTCGTCCCCCACCTTCGTCCCCGACAGGTTCAGCCATCGCAGCACGGTCAGGGCCGCCAGGTTGACGAGGCCCGGGTCGCCGATCTGCGTCCCTCCCAGGTCCAGTTCTCCGAGGGCCGTCGCCTTGCCGAGGTGGACGAGCCCTGCGTCGGCGACCTTTGTCCGCCTCAATTCCAAACGGGTCAGCGAAGTGAGTTTCGCCAGTGCGGAGAGCCCCGCATCTCCGACGCGGGTTCCGTTGAGCGTCAGAGTCGTCAACGGCAGGGGCGCGGTTCCCGAGACCAGGTTCGCCATCCCCTCGTCGCCGATATCGTCGCCGTCGAGGACCAACTCTTTCAAAGAGCTCAGGTCCTTGAGCGCAGCCAGGCCTCGGTCCCCGATCTTCGTGGAGTTCAGGCTCAAGGTCGTGAGCCCGCGCATTCCCGCAAGGGGCTCCATCCCACGGTCGTCGAGCGCAGTTCGAGACAGGTCGAGTTCGGCGAGCCCACTGAGGGGAGCGAGGCTTTTCGCCCCCGCGCCGGTGATCTTCGTCCGCGAGAGGTTCAGCATGGTCAACTTCGTGAGGCCCTGCAAGTGGGGGAGTCCTGCGTCGCCGACGTCCGTCGCCTCCAGGTCGAGCGTCGTCAAGTTCCGCAAGGAGGCCAGGCCGGCCATCCCCGCGTCGTTCGCCGCCGAGCCCGAGAGGTCGACCGATATCAGGTTTTCAAACGCCCCGAGCCCCTTACCGGTCGCCTTCGTTCCTGAGAGGTCGAGCGATTGAAGGCTGGTCGCCAGGCCGTCGGCCAATTCCCGCAGCGACGCGTCCTCGGCCTCGGTATTGGCGAGGCTGAGTTCCTGGAGTTCGGTCAGCGCGCCCAGCGCTCCGAGCCCCGACGGATCGAAGTCGCAATCCGAGAGGTCGAGTCGTTGAAGGCCCGTCGCGCCGCCAATCGCCGCGAGAGCCTCCGCTGAGAGCTGACAGCCTCGGAGGTCGAGCTGGCGAAGGCCCCGCAGGGCGGCCAGGGATCTCAGGGAATCGGCGTCGACTTTCGCATCTCTCGCGAAGGAGATCTGTTGAATCTCTTCGAACCAATCGAGGCCGACCCAGCGCTGGAGCGTTTCCGGAGTCCACTCGCTCCACCAGACCGGTGCGACGACGACGTCGCCGCCTTGTTGCTTGATCGACTGGCGGACCCGTCGTTTTCCGGAGTTCCGCGCGGCCGCCAATCCCAGGAGGAGGCCGATTGCGGCGATGCCGACCAACGCCCATCGGAGGCTCAGCGCGGGGCGTTTCCTGAACCTCCTGAGGACAGTCCAATGCATCGGACTCGTCTCCTGATCCCTTTTCGTTCCCTGGAACGCATCGTTCCAGGGATCGCTCGAGACGTCAAGGCGCGGCCTTGGGAGGTCGCCGCGGATCGGTGGAGAGGCGAGCGGGCGATGCGGAGCCGGGCCGTCTGAAAGGAGTTCCCGGGGCGGTGGGGGACGGCGTGTCCGGACCACATGGGCTCGCCGCCGCCAGGCTCACGCGAGCCGCCGTCGAGCGAGGGGCGGGCCCCGGACGGCCGAGGCCCGGTTCCCGCGAGCAATCGGGCCGATGGTGCCCAGCGGCGGGAGCTGCCCGTAGATCGTCTTGAGAACCCCACGGGCCCTTCCGCCGAACGCCGGAGCGAACCGAGGGCGGTTGAGGTCGAAACGGGCTGGATTGAGCGCGCGGCGGGCGGCGAGTTTGGGCGGTTGTTCGCCAGTTCGACGCTCTCAGGCCGCTCCGCCGGCAGGTCAGCCGCACTGATGACCCCGTGCGAAACAAACGACCCTCTAGCTTGCGGGGCCCAGTGGATCAGTCGCGACGGATTCATTGGGTGGGACGCAGGCTTCGAATCGTGAGGATCGAGTTGCGCGGGGGGCCAAGTGCGTGAAGATGAGGGCCGAAGCGAGCGTTGCCAGCGAGGACGATGGTGCGGCCCAGGAGGGGGCTGCGCCCGACAGGCTCACCGCGACGCCCGTCGCCCAACCCGTCAGCATGCCGGCGATCATGGCCGGCCCGGTGCAACGCCAACCGGCGACAGCCACGGCGACGCACGTCAGCAACGGGCCTGCGAACACGCCCAGGATCACCTGCGACATCTCGAAGATCGTGCCGAGCTTCGAGAGGAAGCCGGCCGTCACGGTGGCGAGCGCGCCTAGGAGCAGAGAATAGACTCGCCCCCACCAGAGCGCCTGGGTCGGGGTCGTGCTGGGAAGGAACCGCGTGTGGAAGTCGATGGTCAGGACGGACGCGAGCGCGTTGATGCCGCTGGGGATGCCCGTCGCGGCCAGCAAGGCCGCGAGCAGCAGGCCAGCGACTCCCGGGGGGAGTCGAGTCGCCACGAAGTGCGGGAACACCTGGTCGGGCTTGCTCGGCAGCGTCGGGTCGGCTGTGTGCGAGTAGAAGGCGAACATCGAGAGGCCTACGGTCGACAGCAGCGACACCACGATCACGACCCCGATGATGTTCACCGCGAACGACCGGGCGGCGACTCGAGCGTCGCCGATCATGAGGTAACGCTGGAGCGACATCGGGTCGCCGATGTAGTTGGCCAGGTTCCCGAGGCTGACCCCCAGCAGCACGGTCCAGACGGTGAGAGGGCTCGTGGGGTCAATCGAGAAATTGAGGACGTCGAACCGCCCCTGCCGGGCGACGTCGGCCAGGGCCTCTCCCACCGGGACCGGCATCTGCCACCACGCCGAGATGATCGTCGCCGCCACGCCGAAGGCGATCACGGGGATGTGCAGGGCTTCCGTGACGATCACCCCGCGCACGCCGGAGACCACGGTGTAGAGCGTGTTGCTCAACCCCGTGATCAGGACGATGGGCCAGAACCAGCGCTGGTCCAGGCGGCCCATCGTGATGATCGCCAGGGTTGGGGCGTAGATCATCGCGGCCATCCAGCCGATCCGCATCAGGACGTAAAGCCCCGCGGCGAAGGTCCTCGCGGCGGGCCCGAACCGGGACTCGATCACCTGATAGGGAAAGGCCCAGCCGCCGGCGAGGTAGCGAGGCAGGAACCAGTATCGCAGGATCGTGTACTGGATCGGCAGGCAGACAAGCACGCCCCAGACCGGCAACAGCACGCCGTTGGAATAGACGACGCTGGGGTAGGCGATGAAGCTGATCCCTGAGAAAAACGTGGCCGCGATGCTCAACCCGACCAGGACCGACTCGAACCAGGAATGCTGCGAGCCGCCGGCGACGAAGTAATCCTCCGCGTCCTCCCCCTTGCCCCGCGACAGGACGCCGATGATCGTAATCCCGATCATATAAGCCGCCATGATGGAGACGTCGATCCAGTGCATGCCGATCTCTCGCGAGGTGAAGGGGGCTCGGGCGTGACGAATGGGTCCGTCGGATGCCGGGGGCGAGATCGATCAGGGGCGGCTCCCGTCGCGGCGCTCCAGCTTGACCGTCCGCCCGACGACGTCTCGGCGCATGCCCTTCGACCAGCCGCCCAGGTCATAGGCCAGGTAGATCACGTCGTCGGTCGGCGTCTCCTCGATGGCCGTGTAATGAGTCGTCAGGACCCCGGACGTGATCCGGGAAACGGCGCTCCAGGTCTGACCGTGGTCGCGGCTGACGGCCAGATAGTTCCCGTTCCAGGGATGGTCCGGCCGTCGCCAGCAGGCCTTCTGCGGGATGCGAACGCCGAACGTGGCGACGAGGAGCCCGCTGCGCAGCTCGATCAGGTCCGGGTCGACGGCCGCCCCTCGAAGCTCGTCCAGATTGTTCTCGTCGATCGGCTTGCCGCGGGCGTCCTTCAGATTCCGGTAGTGGTCGGCCCAGAGCTCGACGCGATTGACGTCGAGCCCCGCGACGATCCACTCGCGCGGGGGGCTCCAAGTCGCACCGAGGTCTTCCGAGGTCGCTGCATACAGATTGCGGCCGGTGCGCATCAGGCAGATGAGCCGATCTGGGTTCGGCCCCTTGCTCGTGCGGCAGAGCACCGGCTCGCCGAAACCCTCGGTGCCGACGCTGGGATCGACGGCGATCGTCGAGACGAGCTTCCAACTGCGTCCCTTGTCGGACGAACGGACGAGCAGGGCCCGCGACTTCATCATCGTCGGGGCGTACGTCGCGGGCGTCGCGTCCCCTTCGAGCCATCCGTAGAGCGTCGTGAGGAGGTCGCCGTTGGGCAGTTCCAGGATGCGCCGATGGGCTCGCATGGCGGCGTGCGGACGGCCGCCGTCGTCGCTGGAGCCGTCGAACTTCGCGCGAGGAATGTCGAACAAGGCGTCGCGGGGACCGTCGACCGTCTTCCAGTCGTCCGTCGAGACGTAGATCTGTCCGATCCCCTCGCCGGGCTTTGCGCCGGGAGGGACATAAGTATCCAGGGCGAGGATCGACCCATCGCGCGTCTGAATCGCCCCGCCTTCCATGTTGAGGCCGTTCTCGCCGGGGGTGAGGGGGAGGATGGTCCAGGTCGCGCCGCCGTCGCGCGAGATTTGCGTGCACATCGCGGAGAAGTAAGCGATCCGCTTCGATGGGAACGGCTTCTCGGGGACCTGGGCCTGCAAGAGCAGAGCGCCCGAGCGCATGCACAGGAGCGAAGGTTGGAGGCCGCGAGGCAAGACCACGAGAGGTTCGCCGAACGTCAGCCGGATCGAGCCGTCGTCGAGGATCATCTCGGGAGGTTGCGCGCCTGCCTCGGGGGCTGCGACCCGGGGGGCGTCCTGAGCCGGCGAGCGGCCGGCGATCAGGAGAAGGGCCGAGAGCATCGCGGCGATGGGCTTCGTTCTCATCTCGTGGTCGCTCCTGACGACTTCAGGGACAGATAGGGAGGATCAGCAGGTGGGAGAGATGTTCCCGGAGCGTGTGCTTGGCCCGCTCCGCGTCGCGGGCCCTGAGCGCCTCGAGAATCCTCCGGTGCTCTTCCAGGGTGCGTGCGCAGGCCCGGCGCCATTGCTCCGGCTCCTCGACGTCGCCGTGGATCAGGGGGAGAGGGGCGCGTTGGTAGAGGTCGGACAGGCGCCTCATCCGCGCGGCGTCGATCAGGGCCTCGTGGAATCGACGATCGGCCTCGATCGCCCCGAGGGAGTATTCACCCTCCAGGAAGCGGGCGAATTCCTCGCTGGCCTGATTCATCGGAGCCAGGTCGGGCGATTCGGCCGTGCAGACCTCGTCGATCGCGAGGCACTCCAGGGCGAGGCGCAGCTTGGTGATCTCGGCCAGGTCCGCGGGGGTCATGGCGGGCACGAAGTAGCCGGTACGTTCGCCGCGGTCGATCAAACCTTCGGCCGCGAGCCGGGCGAAGGCTTCCCGCAAGGCCGTGCGATGGACGCCGAGCCGCTGGGACCAGTGCGGCTCGCGCAGCCGACCGCCGGGCTCGATCTGCTGAAGGATCAACAACCGCCGCAACGACCGGTAAGCGCGGTCGCGCTGAGAGGCCAGGTTGTCGGACGACAGTTTCGGCATGGGTGAGCCTTCGCTCTGTTCGTGGAGGAATAATGTCGACGATTATTGCGGATCTATGTCGTCCAAAAAACAGAAATCCGGGGTGAAAGTCTGAGCTTCTTGGTCGTTGAAATCTGTGGGAGGCCGACGTATTCTGGGCTCGCGAGAGCATTGTGGCGTCAAGGTCGCGGTATCTATGTCAGCGCAAAGGGCTCTCTCGCGCTCGCGGGGGCGTCCCGAAATCCGGTCGGGAGAGACACGATGAAACCCAGTCGCGTGCTGAGCAAGCTCCGTGCGGGGCAGACGTCGTTAGGCGTCACCTTGCACCTGACGGATCCCTCGGTCTTCGAGTTGGCCGGCCTGATGGGGTTTGACGCCATCTGGATGGACATGGAGCACCACGGATACAGCCTGGAGACGGCGGCCAACCTGATCCGGGGGGCTCGCGTCGGCGGCACCGACGTCATCACGCGACCGGGCAAGGGGGAGTTCATGCGGATGTCCCGCATGCTCGAATTCGGCGCCAAGGGGATCATGTACCCTCGTTGCGACTCCGCCGCGGAGGCCCGCGAGGTCGTCCGCTGGGCGAAGTTCGCCCCGCTCGGTCAGCGCGGGTTCGACGGGGCCGGGGCCGACGCCCCCTTCTTGCTGACCCCCATGGCCCGCTACATTCGCGAGGCGAACGAGCAGACCTTCATCATCATCCAGATCGAGGACCAGTCGGCGCTGGACCAGGCCGAGGAGATCGCCGCCGTCCCAGGCGTCGACATGCTGATGCTCGGCCCCGCGGATTTCTCGATCCTCTCCGGCATCCCGGGCGAATTCACCCACCCGAAGATCCTGGCCGCCTATGAGAAGGTCGCCCAGGCCGCGAAGAAGTCCGGCAAATCCTGGGCGGCGATCGCGGGCACGGTCGAGATCGCTCGGAAGATGATCGAGATGGGCGCCGGGCTCCTGTTCCATTCCGCCGACATCATCCTCATCAAGAGCGGCTTCGAACGCATCCAGGCCGAGTTCGGCCCCAAGGTGGGCCTGACCTTCAATCGGGCGCCCGAACTGGAAGGGGCCAGCTACCTGGGGGGCGACTGATTTGGACGGGCGTCGCGTCCTCATCATCGGCGCGGGATCGATCGGCGAACGCCATCTGCGGTGCTTCCTCGCCACGGGGAGGTGCCGCGCGGCCTTCGTCGAGACCAACCCGAGACGCCGCGCGGAGGTGGCCGATCGCTATCCGCAGGCCGTCGCCCACGAGACGCTTGAACACGCGCTGGAGCAACGGCCTGGGGCCGCCGTCATCGCGACGCCGGCCCCGTCGCACATCCCACTGGCGACTCGCCTGGTGGAACTCGGAATCCCGGTGCTCGTCGAGAAGCCCCTCAGCGTCAGCCTCGACGGCGTCGAAGCGCTCGCGGTTCTGACCGCTGAACAGAGGGCCTCGGTCGCCGTGGCCTACGTCATGCGCGCCCGTCCGCCGCTTGCCGAAATGCGACGGGCTTTGGCCTCGGGGCGGTTCGGACGGCCGCTTCAACTCGTCGCGACGGCCGGGCAGGATTTCGCCCACTACCGGCCCGCGTATCGCGAGACCTACTATGCAGACCGCTCCTCGGGGGGTGGCGCAGTTCAGGACGCCCTCACGCATCTTATCAACGCCGGCGAATGGCTTGTCGGCGGAGTCGACCGGGTCGTCGCCGACGCGGCCCGATTGAGGATCGAAGGGGTGGATGTGGAAGACACAGTGCACGTCCTCGCCCGCCAGGGCGACGTCATGGCCGACTACGCCCTCAACCAGCACCAGGCCCCCAACGAGACGACGATCACCGTCGCCTGCGAGCGGGGGACCGTTCGATTCGAACTCCACGCCGGGCGTTGGCTGTCCTGCGAGCGAGCAGGGGCCGCATGGCTCGACCACGGTCCCGGCGGCCCCCTCGACCCGGACGCCCCGTTCATGCGACAGGCCGAAGCCTTTCTCGATGCCTGTGAAGGGACGGCGCCTCCACTTTGCACGCTCGAGGAGGGAACCCGAACGCTTCGCGCCAACCTGGCGATCCTGGAGAGCGTCGAGACGGGGCGTTGGGTCGAGACGGCGAGCGTCGGAGCCCGGTCATGAGCGGGCCCCAAGATCGCGATGTCATGGACCTTTTCAGCCTGCGGGGCAAGGCGGTTCTGGTCACCGGCGCAACCGGCCGCCTGGGCTCGGCGATGGCCTCGGCGTTGGCGGAGGCCGGGGCGAGCGTCGTCGTCAGCAGCCGCGATGAGAAGGCCGCCCGGCAGGCAATGGAGCGGCTGCCGCGCGTCGGAGGGGCGGAGCATCAAGCCGTTGCGATCGACCACATTGACGAGGCGTCGATCGAGTCCGGTTTCGAGGCCGCCGAGCGCCTCACCGGCGGAATCGACGTGCTCGTGAACAACGGCCACGAGCCGACGCCCATGGACTGGCGATCCATCACAGGCGACCAGTTCAACCGACAACTCGCCAACGCCACCGGCTACTTTCTTCTTGCGCGTCGGCTGAGAGAGCACGTGGTCGGCCGCGGCACCGGCGGCGTCGTGGTGATGCTCGGCTCGATGTACGGCCTCGTCGGCTCCTACCCGGACGTCTATGAAGACGGGGCTGCGAATCCGGCCGCTTATCAGGCTTTGAAGGGCGGGGTGATCCAGTTGACGCGTCATCTGGCGGTCTACTGGGCGCGGGACGGCGTGCGGGTGAACTGCCTGAGCCCCGGTCCGTTTCCCGGCGAGGCCGCACCGCCGAAGCTTGTGGGACGCCTGGAAGGCAAGTCGCCCATGGCGCGCATGGGTCGGCCCGAGGAATTGAAGGGGGCGATCGTTTTCCTGGCCTCGGACGCGTCGAGTTACATGTCGGGCCACAACCTGGTCGTCGACGGAGGATGGACGGCATGGTGAGCCCGGACGAGACGATGCGGCAAGTGGAAGCGACGCCGGCGCTGGTGATCGATGAACCGACGGTCGCGCGCAACGTGGAGCGGCTCGCGAATTACGCGGCCTCCCATCGCCTTGACGTGCGTCCCCACACGAAGACCCACAAGTCGCTCCGAATGGCCGAACGCCAGGTGCACGCCGGCGCGACGGGCCTGACGACGGCGAAGGCGGGCGAGGCCGAGGTCATGACGGCGGCCTCGCGAGACCTCCTGGTCGCCTACCCCGTCGTGGACGAATACCGCTGCCGACGTCTGGCGGCGATGGCGCGCGAAGGCGTCCTGATCCGCACGACGGCCGACTCGCTCGAAGGCGTCGAGAGGCTCGCCGCCGCGGCTCAGGCCGCCGGGACGACGATCGGCGTGCTTGTCGACCTCGACGTCGGCTTCCATCGCACGGGCGTCTCGTCTCCCGCGGCCGCCCTTGAACTGGCGCAGGGGATCGACGCCGAGCGGTCGCTGCGGCTTGATGGGATTTTCTTCTACCCCGGCCACGTCTGGGAGCCCGTCGATTGCCAGGGGGCGGAACTGTCGCGGATCGACGGCCTGATCGCTGAGTGCGTCGATCTGTGGGGACGCTCTGGGCTTAACGTGCACATCATCTCCGGCGGTTCCACGCCGACGGCCTACCAGTCGCACCTGGTCGCTCGGCAGACGGAGATCCGGCCGGGGACTTACATCTATAATGACATGAACACTGTGCGGGCCGGTTTCTGCTCCCTGGAGGACTGTGCGGCGACGGTCGTCTGCACCGTCGTCAGCACGGCCGTCGCGGGCAAGGCCGTCATCGACGCCGGAACCAAGACGCTGACGAGCGATCGCAACGTCAAGTTCCCGGATTCCGGACACGGCCACGTCGTCGAGTATCCCGATGCGGTCGTCGTCCGGCTCAGCGAGGAACACGGCGAACTCGACGTGAGCCGCTGCGAACGGAAGCCCCGGATCGGAGAACGCGTGTCGGTGATCCCGAACCACGTCTGCCCGTGCGTCAACCTCCAGGACGCCTTTTGGATGCGTCGCGGCGACGGTACGCTCGAACGGGTGGCGGTCGACTCGCGCGGGAGGCTCTCATGAACGATCGCAAACCCCTCGCCGGCGTCCTGCCGGTGTTCCAGACGCCCTTTCTCGACGATGAGTCGATCGACGAGGCAACGCTCGAAGCCGAGATCGAGTGGCTTTACGACGCCGGGGCCGACGGCGTCGTGATGGCGATGGTGTCCGAGGTGTTGCGTCTGGATCTCGACGAACGGCGGCGGCTGGCCGAACTGGCCTGTCGAATCGGGGGGCGTCGCGGCGCGGTGGTCGTCAGCGTCGGCGCCGAGAGCGCCGTCGTCGCCGAGCGCCTGGCCCGTCACGCCGAGGATGTCGGCGCGACCGCGACCATGGCCATTCCCCCGGTCTCGGTCGGCGTCGAGGAGGGGGAACTTCTCTGCTACTACGAGCGGATCGTTCGCGCCACGACGATCCCCCTGGTGGTCCAGGACGCCAGCGGCTACGTCGGCCGTCCGATGTCGATCGCCATGCAGGCCCGGCTCCTGGACGAGTTCGGCGCCGACCGCGTCTACTTCAAGCCCGAGGCGACGCCGATCGGCCCCAGGCTCAGCGCGCTGCGGGACGCGACCGGCGGCCGGGCGCGGATCTTCGAGGGGACCGGCGGCATCGCCCTGCTCGATAGCTATCGTCGCGGGGTCGTCGGCACGATGCCCGGCGCTGATCTCATCAAGGGGATCGTCGCCCTTTGGCGGGCGTTGGAGGCAGGGGACGAGCCCAGGGCCTATCGAATCTCGCTGCCGGTCTCCTCGCTGATCGCCGTGCAGCAGAGCCTCGACGCCTTCCTGGCCGTCGAGAAACACCTGCTGATGCGTCAGGGGGTTTTCCGGAACGCGATCGTCCGAGGACCCGTCGGCTACAAGCTGGACGAGGAGACGCGCCTCGAGGTCGACCGGCTCTTCGACCTGGTGACGGCCGCCGTGGAGGAAACGCCATGATCATCGACGTTCACAGCCACGTCTGGGAATATCCCCGCCACTTCGGCGACGACTTCCGCTGCCAGGCGATTCGCGCCCGCGCGGGCGTCGAGGTCGACCTGACTGTCCGCTACGAGGACTACCGCGCCACCTGCCCCGCGGACACCAGGACCATCGTCTTCGGCGGGAAGGCGAAGCTCAGCGACCAGTGGGTCGACGATCGGTACGTCGCCGAATACGTCGCGGCGCACCCGGACACCCTGATCGGGTTCCTCTCCCTCGACCCGACACAGGAGGGCTGGGAGCGCGAGATGCGCGAGGGCCGCGAGGAGTTGGGCCTCCGGGGCATCAAGCTCCTGCCGATGTACGCCGGCTTCTGCCCCGACGACGAGCGACTCGACCCCCTCTGGCGTTACGCGACTCAGCATCTGCTGCCGGTCCTCCTGCACACCGGGACGACCTTCATGGCCCAGGCGCCCCTGGAATACACGCTGCCCAGGCACATCGACACGGTCGCCCGCCGGTTCCCCGACGTAAAGATCATCATGGCCCACCTCGGCCATCCCTACGAAGGCGAATGCGTCGTGACGTTCCGCAAGCACCCGAACGTCTACGCCGACGTCTCCGCCCTGCACTACCGGCCGTTCCAGCTCTACCACTCGCTGATGCTGGTGCAGGAGTACGGCGTCTGGGGGAAGGTCCTCTTCGGTACCGACTACCCGTTCACCACGGTGAACGAGTCGATCGCCGGCATCCGCAAACTTAACGAC
This genomic interval carries:
- a CDS encoding Gfo/Idh/MocA family protein, giving the protein MDGRRVLIIGAGSIGERHLRCFLATGRCRAAFVETNPRRRAEVADRYPQAVAHETLEHALEQRPGAAVIATPAPSHIPLATRLVELGIPVLVEKPLSVSLDGVEALAVLTAEQRASVAVAYVMRARPPLAEMRRALASGRFGRPLQLVATAGQDFAHYRPAYRETYYADRSSGGGAVQDALTHLINAGEWLVGGVDRVVADAARLRIEGVDVEDTVHVLARQGDVMADYALNQHQAPNETTITVACERGTVRFELHAGRWLSCERAGAAWLDHGPGGPLDPDAPFMRQAEAFLDACEGTAPPLCTLEEGTRTLRANLAILESVETGRWVETASVGARS
- a CDS encoding sialidase family protein: MRTKPIAAMLSALLLIAGRSPAQDAPRVAAPEAGAQPPEMILDDGSIRLTFGEPLVVLPRGLQPSLLCMRSGALLLQAQVPEKPFPSKRIAYFSAMCTQISRDGGATWTILPLTPGENGLNMEGGAIQTRDGSILALDTYVPPGAKPGEGIGQIYVSTDDWKTVDGPRDALFDIPRAKFDGSSDDGGRPHAAMRAHRRILELPNGDLLTTLYGWLEGDATPATYAPTMMKSRALLVRSSDKGRSWKLVSTIAVDPSVGTEGFGEPVLCRTSKGPNPDRLICLMRTGRNLYAATSEDLGATWSPPREWIVAGLDVNRVELWADHYRNLKDARGKPIDENNLDELRGAAVDPDLIELRSGLLVATFGVRIPQKACWRRPDHPWNGNYLAVSRDHGQTWSAVSRITSGVLTTHYTAIEETPTDDVIYLAYDLGGWSKGMRRDVVGRTVKLERRDGSRP
- a CDS encoding sodium:solute symporter family transporter; protein product: MHWIDVSIMAAYMIGITIIGVLSRGKGEDAEDYFVAGGSQHSWFESVLVGLSIAATFFSGISFIAYPSVVYSNGVLLPVWGVLVCLPIQYTILRYWFLPRYLAGGWAFPYQVIESRFGPAARTFAAGLYVLMRIGWMAAMIYAPTLAIITMGRLDQRWFWPIVLITGLSNTLYTVVSGVRGVIVTEALHIPVIAFGVAATIISAWWQMPVPVGEALADVARQGRFDVLNFSIDPTSPLTVWTVLLGVSLGNLANYIGDPMSLQRYLMIGDARVAARSFAVNIIGVVIVVSLLSTVGLSMFAFYSHTADPTLPSKPDQVFPHFVATRLPPGVAGLLLAALLAATGIPSGINALASVLTIDFHTRFLPSTTPTQALWWGRVYSLLLGALATVTAGFLSKLGTIFEMSQVILGVFAGPLLTCVAVAVAGWRCTGPAMIAGMLTGWATGVAVSLSGAAPSWAAPSSSLATLASALIFTHLAPRATRSSRFEACVPPNESVATDPLGPAS
- a CDS encoding SDR family oxidoreductase, whose protein sequence is MSGPQDRDVMDLFSLRGKAVLVTGATGRLGSAMASALAEAGASVVVSSRDEKAARQAMERLPRVGGAEHQAVAIDHIDEASIESGFEAAERLTGGIDVLVNNGHEPTPMDWRSITGDQFNRQLANATGYFLLARRLREHVVGRGTGGVVVMLGSMYGLVGSYPDVYEDGAANPAAYQALKGGVIQLTRHLAVYWARDGVRVNCLSPGPFPGEAAPPKLVGRLEGKSPMARMGRPEELKGAIVFLASDASSYMSGHNLVVDGGWTAW
- a CDS encoding GntR family transcriptional regulator; the protein is MPKLSSDNLASQRDRAYRSLRRLLILQQIEPGGRLREPHWSQRLGVHRTALREAFARLAAEGLIDRGERTGYFVPAMTPADLAEITKLRLALECLAIDEVCTAESPDLAPMNQASEEFARFLEGEYSLGAIEADRRFHEALIDAARMRRLSDLYQRAPLPLIHGDVEEPEQWRRACARTLEEHRRILEALRARDAERAKHTLREHLSHLLILPICP
- a CDS encoding HpcH/HpaI aldolase family protein, encoding MKPSRVLSKLRAGQTSLGVTLHLTDPSVFELAGLMGFDAIWMDMEHHGYSLETAANLIRGARVGGTDVITRPGKGEFMRMSRMLEFGAKGIMYPRCDSAAEAREVVRWAKFAPLGQRGFDGAGADAPFLLTPMARYIREANEQTFIIIQIEDQSALDQAEEIAAVPGVDMLMLGPADFSILSGIPGEFTHPKILAAYEKVAQAAKKSGKSWAAIAGTVEIARKMIEMGAGLLFHSADIILIKSGFERIQAEFGPKVGLTFNRAPELEGASYLGGD
- a CDS encoding leucine-rich repeat domain-containing protein, yielding MHWTVLRRFRKRPALSLRWALVGIAAIGLLLGLAAARNSGKRRVRQSIKQQGGDVVVAPVWWSEWTPETLQRWVGLDWFEEIQQISFARDAKVDADSLRSLAALRGLRQLDLRGCQLSAEALAAIGGATGLQRLDLSDCDFDPSGLGALGALTELQELSLANTEAEDASLRELADGLATSLQSLDLSGTKATGKGLGAFENLISVDLSGSAANDAGMAGLASLRNLTTLDLEATDVGDAGLPHLQGLTKLTMLNLSRTKITGAGAKSLAPLSGLAELDLSRTALDDRGMEPLAGMRGLTTLSLNSTKIGDRGLAALKDLSSLKELVLDGDDIGDEGMANLVSGTAPLPLTTLTLNGTRVGDAGLSALAKLTSLTRLELRRTKVADAGLVHLGKATALGELDLGGTQIGDPGLVNLAALTVLRWLNLSGTKVGDEGAKALQQALPATEIVVPYRAPRRAATPK
- a CDS encoding dihydrodipicolinate synthase family protein, with the translated sequence MNDRKPLAGVLPVFQTPFLDDESIDEATLEAEIEWLYDAGADGVVMAMVSEVLRLDLDERRRLAELACRIGGRRGAVVVSVGAESAVVAERLARHAEDVGATATMAIPPVSVGVEEGELLCYYERIVRATTIPLVVQDASGYVGRPMSIAMQARLLDEFGADRVYFKPEATPIGPRLSALRDATGGRARIFEGTGGIALLDSYRRGVVGTMPGADLIKGIVALWRALEAGDEPRAYRISLPVSSLIAVQQSLDAFLAVEKHLLMRQGVFRNAIVRGPVGYKLDEETRLEVDRLFDLVTAAVEETP
- a CDS encoding alanine racemase, giving the protein MVSPDETMRQVEATPALVIDEPTVARNVERLANYAASHRLDVRPHTKTHKSLRMAERQVHAGATGLTTAKAGEAEVMTAASRDLLVAYPVVDEYRCRRLAAMAREGVLIRTTADSLEGVERLAAAAQAAGTTIGVLVDLDVGFHRTGVSSPAAALELAQGIDAERSLRLDGIFFYPGHVWEPVDCQGAELSRIDGLIAECVDLWGRSGLNVHIISGGSTPTAYQSHLVARQTEIRPGTYIYNDMNTVRAGFCSLEDCAATVVCTVVSTAVAGKAVIDAGTKTLTSDRNVKFPDSGHGHVVEYPDAVVVRLSEEHGELDVSRCERKPRIGERVSVIPNHVCPCVNLQDAFWMRRGDGTLERVAVDSRGRLS